In Microbacterium sp. 1.5R, the following are encoded in one genomic region:
- a CDS encoding sugar phosphate isomerase/epimerase family protein: MTTHPVTLFTGQWADLPFEEVARLAAEWGYDGLEVAASGDHLDLRRADEDDAYVASRREILDRHGLRIFAISNHLAGQAVCDAPIDFRHQAILRDYVWGDGDSEGVRARAADDMKRAARVARKLDVDTVVGFTGSSIWPYVAMFPPVPASVIEGGFEDFAARWKPILDVFDGEGVRFAHEVHPGEIAYDYWSSVRALEAIDHRGAFGFNWDPSHMMWQNIDPVGFIVDFADRIYHVDCKDTRMRPHNGRAGVLGSHLPWGDPRRGWDFVSTGHGDVPWEDAFRALEAIGYDGPISIEWEDAGMDRLHGAPEALAYVRSLLWPAPTAAFDAAFSSQQTGDPA, encoded by the coding sequence ATGACCACGCACCCGGTCACCCTGTTCACCGGCCAGTGGGCCGATCTGCCGTTCGAGGAGGTCGCCCGGCTGGCGGCCGAGTGGGGATACGACGGCCTCGAGGTCGCGGCATCCGGGGACCATCTCGACCTGCGGCGAGCCGACGAGGACGACGCCTACGTCGCCTCGCGCCGCGAGATCCTCGACCGGCACGGTCTGCGGATCTTCGCGATCTCGAACCATCTCGCGGGCCAGGCGGTGTGCGACGCCCCCATCGACTTCCGTCACCAGGCGATCCTGCGCGACTACGTGTGGGGCGACGGCGACTCCGAGGGCGTGCGCGCCCGTGCGGCGGACGACATGAAGCGGGCGGCGCGGGTCGCGCGCAAGCTCGACGTCGACACCGTCGTCGGGTTCACCGGCTCATCGATCTGGCCCTATGTGGCGATGTTCCCGCCGGTACCGGCATCCGTCATCGAAGGCGGGTTCGAGGACTTCGCCGCGCGCTGGAAGCCGATCCTCGACGTGTTCGACGGCGAGGGCGTGCGGTTCGCGCACGAAGTGCACCCCGGTGAGATCGCCTACGACTACTGGTCGTCCGTGCGGGCGCTGGAGGCGATCGACCACCGAGGGGCGTTCGGATTCAACTGGGACCCATCGCACATGATGTGGCAGAACATCGATCCCGTCGGGTTCATCGTCGACTTCGCCGACCGGATCTACCACGTGGACTGCAAGGACACCCGGATGCGACCGCACAACGGGCGTGCGGGCGTGCTCGGATCGCATCTGCCGTGGGGCGACCCGCGACGCGGGTGGGACTTCGTCTCGACCGGCCACGGCGACGTGCCCTGGGAGGACGCGTTCCGCGCCCTCGAGGCGATCGGATACGACGGCCCCATCTCGATCGAATGGGAGGACGCGGGAATGGACCGCCTGCACGGCGCGCCGGAGGCCCTCGCCTACGTGCGGTCGCTGCTCTGGCCCGCGCCCACCGCCGCGTTCGACGCCGCCTTCAGCAGCCAGCAGACCGGAGATCCCGCATGA
- a CDS encoding Dabb family protein, with protein sequence MTIQHTVVFRLVHEAGSPEEREFLATGRAVLTSIPGVEDFTIRRQVSPKSDLEHQFSMVFRDRDAYRSYDAHPAHTAFVSERWVPEVAAFQEYDFEE encoded by the coding sequence ATGACCATCCAGCACACCGTCGTCTTCCGCCTCGTGCACGAGGCGGGCAGCCCCGAGGAGCGCGAGTTCCTCGCGACGGGCAGAGCGGTGCTCACGTCGATCCCCGGTGTCGAGGACTTCACGATCCGTCGCCAGGTGAGCCCGAAGAGCGACCTCGAGCATCAGTTCTCGATGGTGTTCCGCGACCGCGATGCGTACCGCTCCTACGACGCGCACCCCGCGCACACCGCGTTCGTCTCGGAACGCTGGGTGCCCGAGGTCGCGGCGTTCCAGGAGTATGACTTCGAGGAGTGA
- a CDS encoding ABC transporter permease, with protein MNTLRTLVSPRGAVFLLLVILLVAVMILNPSFAEPGQFMRFIQRVAPIAIVAIGQYFVIIAGEFDLSQGSLITAQVIVAGNLVGQDDSRTVPVLLLMIVFGVVVGLVNGVITTLLKVPSFIVTLGMMLALLGGVMWWTGGAATGNPADSFREIGRGGIRDVPVLEFIPWAVFILIGWLALGIWITKRPLGKLLIAVGDNSTAVDFAGARSAWVTTRAFVISSLSATLSAVLLVGYAGVHPSVGRGYEFVAITAVVLGGVVLGGGRGWIVAAAAGAFALEALFMLLNIAGVPSTLRDAVQGVIIIAAVAYSAVAFRARRRRGPQSSPDVPLTETSEPVTTSTIHTETRGD; from the coding sequence GTGAACACTCTGCGCACACTCGTGAGCCCTCGGGGCGCGGTGTTCCTGCTGCTGGTGATCCTGCTCGTCGCCGTCATGATCCTCAACCCGAGCTTCGCGGAGCCGGGGCAGTTCATGAGGTTCATCCAGCGCGTCGCACCGATCGCCATCGTCGCGATCGGCCAGTACTTCGTCATCATCGCGGGCGAGTTCGACCTGTCGCAGGGCTCGCTGATCACCGCGCAGGTGATCGTCGCCGGCAACCTCGTCGGGCAGGACGACTCCCGCACCGTGCCCGTGCTGCTGCTCATGATCGTCTTCGGGGTGGTCGTCGGACTCGTGAACGGTGTCATCACCACGCTGCTCAAGGTGCCCTCCTTCATCGTCACGCTGGGCATGATGCTCGCCCTTCTCGGCGGCGTCATGTGGTGGACCGGGGGAGCGGCCACGGGCAACCCGGCTGACAGCTTCCGCGAGATCGGCCGTGGCGGCATCCGTGACGTGCCGGTGCTCGAGTTCATCCCCTGGGCGGTGTTCATCCTGATCGGGTGGCTCGCGCTGGGCATCTGGATCACCAAGCGCCCGCTCGGCAAGCTCCTCATCGCGGTCGGCGACAACTCGACCGCGGTCGACTTCGCCGGGGCGCGCAGCGCCTGGGTGACGACACGGGCGTTCGTTATCTCGTCGCTCTCGGCCACGCTCTCCGCCGTGCTGCTCGTCGGGTACGCCGGGGTGCATCCCTCGGTCGGCCGCGGCTACGAGTTCGTCGCCATCACCGCCGTCGTCCTCGGCGGGGTCGTGCTCGGCGGAGGCCGGGGATGGATCGTCGCGGCGGCGGCGGGAGCCTTCGCGCTCGAGGCCCTCTTCATGCTGCTGAACATCGCGGGGGTCCCTTCGACGCTGCGAGACGCCGTGCAGGGCGTGATCATCATCGCCGCAGTGGCGTACTCCGCGGTCGCCTTCCGGGCACGGCGCCGGCGAGGCCCGCAGTCGTCTCCGGACGTTCCGCTCACAGAGACCTCAGAACCCGTAACAACCAGCACCATCCACACAGAAACCAGAGGAGATTAG
- a CDS encoding ABC transporter permease yields the protein MKRLRIDSTVIVLGILILTLIVGAILVGTVGRNFFSPGNIRDILTGMSVLGLVAIGQTLVVLGASLDLSVTYVVSLSSLLAATIMNGNPGNIPAAVSITLLVCAGIGLVNGLIVTVLKVNGFIATLGVGLILQGILNTNFEGSAGSVPWEFQLIGATGVGPVPVSTIIMIALAVVVWLLLNRTRTGAHLYAVGGDPEIARLSGVRTRPPLIAAHVLCSVFAGLAGLLLASRLGVGSPTVGQQGGYALLSIAAVVLGGTLLLGGRGSIWGAIGGVAILAVVDNVMSVMQVNPFLKDVVRGVVIVAAVAVYSRRSIVSRRPRFGAGGTRTGGDDAAKAAESEMAAAASELADTSTVSEGGRS from the coding sequence ATGAAGAGACTTCGGATCGACTCGACCGTCATCGTGCTCGGGATCCTCATCCTGACGCTCATCGTCGGCGCCATCCTCGTCGGCACCGTCGGTCGCAACTTCTTCAGCCCCGGCAACATCCGCGACATCCTCACCGGCATGAGCGTCCTCGGGCTCGTCGCGATCGGGCAGACCCTCGTGGTGCTGGGCGCGTCGCTCGACCTGTCGGTGACCTACGTCGTGAGTCTGTCGAGCCTCCTGGCGGCGACGATCATGAACGGCAACCCCGGGAACATCCCGGCCGCGGTCTCGATCACTCTGCTCGTCTGCGCCGGGATCGGTCTGGTCAACGGACTCATCGTCACCGTGCTGAAGGTCAACGGGTTCATCGCGACGCTCGGCGTGGGGCTGATCCTGCAGGGGATCCTGAACACCAACTTCGAGGGCTCGGCGGGCAGCGTGCCGTGGGAGTTCCAGCTCATCGGCGCCACCGGAGTCGGGCCCGTGCCGGTGTCGACGATCATCATGATCGCGCTCGCCGTCGTCGTCTGGCTGCTGCTGAACCGCACGCGCACCGGCGCCCACCTGTACGCGGTCGGCGGCGACCCCGAGATCGCGCGCCTGTCGGGGGTGCGCACCCGCCCGCCGCTGATCGCCGCGCACGTGCTGTGCTCCGTCTTCGCGGGCCTCGCCGGCCTACTGCTCGCCAGCCGTCTCGGCGTCGGCAGTCCCACGGTCGGGCAGCAGGGCGGCTACGCGCTGCTGTCGATCGCAGCCGTCGTGCTCGGAGGCACCCTGCTGCTCGGCGGACGCGGTTCGATCTGGGGTGCGATCGGCGGTGTCGCGATCCTCGCGGTCGTCGACAACGTGATGAGCGTCATGCAGGTCAACCCGTTCCTGAAGGACGTCGTCCGCGGCGTGGTGATCGTCGCCGCGGTGGCCGTCTACAGTCGTCGGTCGATCGTCAGTCGCCGTCCGCGCTTCGGCGCCGGCGGCACGAGAACCGGGGGAGACGACGCCGCCAAGGCGGCCGAGTCCGAGATGGCGGCCGCAGCATCCGAACTCGCCGATACGAGCACCGTGTCGGAAGGAGGCCGGTCGTGA
- a CDS encoding sugar phosphate isomerase/epimerase family protein, protein MPRTIAVNTWVWTSPLTDATLEPLARKAAGMGYQALELPLESVGDWDPARARDVLDDLGLAAIVVGAMGPRRSLLAQAGDVGATQDYLRSCIAAAATLGSAVVAGPFYAPTGATWRMSVEDRSRVVRELRTNLEPVAAEAASARITLAVEPLNRYETSVLNTVEQSLDALAPLLGAGIGLALDTYHLNIEEKKPAEAIRAAGSAIAHVQVCGSDRGAVGDDHTDWPEILRALDDADYRGPLGLESFTGENATIAVAASVWRPLAASQDELAARSIQALRALGT, encoded by the coding sequence ATGCCTCGCACGATCGCCGTCAACACGTGGGTGTGGACGTCTCCACTGACCGACGCGACTCTCGAGCCGCTCGCGCGGAAGGCGGCGGGGATGGGGTATCAGGCGCTCGAGCTTCCGCTCGAGAGCGTCGGGGACTGGGATCCGGCACGAGCCCGCGACGTGCTCGATGACCTCGGCCTCGCCGCGATCGTCGTCGGGGCCATGGGCCCTCGGCGCTCGCTGCTCGCGCAGGCCGGTGATGTCGGGGCCACACAGGACTACCTGCGCTCGTGCATCGCGGCGGCCGCGACGCTCGGCTCCGCGGTGGTCGCCGGTCCCTTCTACGCACCCACCGGAGCTACCTGGCGGATGTCCGTCGAGGACCGTTCGCGAGTGGTGCGCGAGCTGCGCACGAACCTCGAGCCGGTCGCGGCCGAGGCCGCCTCCGCCAGGATCACCCTGGCCGTCGAACCGCTCAACCGCTACGAGACGAGCGTGCTCAACACGGTCGAGCAGAGCCTCGACGCGCTCGCACCCCTGCTCGGTGCGGGCATCGGGCTCGCGCTCGACACCTACCACCTCAACATCGAGGAGAAGAAGCCCGCGGAGGCCATCCGCGCGGCGGGCTCGGCGATCGCGCACGTGCAGGTGTGCGGCAGCGATCGGGGCGCCGTGGGCGACGACCACACGGACTGGCCGGAGATCCTCCGTGCCCTCGACGATGCGGACTATCGAGGGCCGCTCGGGCTGGAGAGCTTCACGGGCGAGAACGCGACGATAGCCGTCGCCGCATCCGTCTGGCGACCACTCGCGGCGAGCCAGGACGAGCTCGCCGCCCGCAGCATCCAGGCGCTGAGAGCGCTCGGCACCTGA
- a CDS encoding sugar ABC transporter ATP-binding protein, which translates to MTATITQPVLEVSGIRKSFFGVEVLKGIDFDVRPGEVHGLVGENGAGKSTLMKIIAGVQPADDGVVRYRGAEVRHAHPRQAMDDGIVTVFQEFTLLPERTVAQNVYLGREPRRGGFVDQKAMIRRTGDLLADLGVSFIDPQARVGSLTVAEQQIVEIVKALSFEAQVISMDEPTAALSDREVELLYAIIRRLTSRGVAVIYVSHRLKEIFDLCDRITILKDGALVSTDETSALTTDELVRRMVGRSIQSYYPDAVAGTVVGEPRLELDGCGNAFVDGVSLTLRAGEIVGIAGLQGSGRTELVEGIFGIDPFVRGSMRVDGSSTRITSARAAVRAGLALVSEDRKAQGLALGQSVLDNTLLVIRSVFTARTASSRREVPGVLSSLEISSRGLDQEVRFLSGGNQQKVVLAKWLLTQPQIVLFDEPTRGIDVGAKYAVYQLMRDLAAQGKAVLMVSSELPEVIGMSDRILVMHDGELVAELPAGSAEHEILGAATGATVDGGAR; encoded by the coding sequence ATGACCGCGACGATCACACAGCCGGTGCTCGAGGTCTCGGGCATCCGCAAGTCGTTCTTCGGAGTGGAGGTGCTGAAGGGCATCGACTTCGATGTGCGTCCGGGGGAGGTGCACGGACTCGTCGGCGAGAACGGCGCGGGCAAGTCCACGCTCATGAAGATCATCGCCGGGGTGCAGCCCGCCGACGACGGCGTGGTGCGCTACCGCGGCGCGGAGGTGCGGCACGCACATCCGCGGCAGGCGATGGATGACGGCATCGTGACCGTCTTCCAGGAGTTCACGCTGCTGCCCGAGCGCACGGTCGCGCAGAACGTGTATCTCGGACGTGAGCCTCGACGCGGCGGCTTCGTCGATCAGAAGGCGATGATCCGTCGCACCGGCGACCTCCTCGCCGACCTCGGCGTCTCCTTCATCGACCCGCAGGCCCGCGTCGGTTCGCTGACCGTCGCCGAGCAGCAGATCGTCGAGATCGTCAAGGCGCTGTCGTTCGAGGCGCAGGTCATCTCGATGGACGAGCCCACCGCCGCGCTGAGCGACCGCGAGGTCGAGCTGCTGTACGCGATCATCCGCCGGCTCACGTCTCGCGGGGTGGCGGTGATCTACGTCTCGCACCGGCTCAAGGAGATCTTCGACCTGTGCGACCGCATCACGATCCTCAAAGACGGCGCTCTGGTCTCGACCGATGAGACGAGCGCCCTGACGACCGACGAACTCGTGCGCCGAATGGTCGGCCGATCCATCCAGTCGTACTACCCGGATGCCGTGGCCGGCACCGTCGTCGGCGAGCCGCGGCTCGAGCTCGACGGCTGCGGCAACGCCTTCGTCGACGGCGTCTCGCTCACCCTCCGCGCCGGGGAGATCGTCGGGATCGCCGGGCTCCAGGGGTCCGGACGCACCGAACTGGTCGAGGGGATCTTCGGCATCGACCCGTTCGTGCGGGGCTCGATGCGGGTCGACGGCTCATCGACGCGCATCACGAGCGCCAGGGCGGCGGTGCGCGCGGGACTCGCCCTCGTCTCGGAGGATCGCAAGGCCCAGGGACTGGCGCTCGGGCAGTCGGTGCTCGACAACACCCTGCTCGTGATCCGCAGCGTCTTCACCGCTCGCACCGCCTCGTCCCGTCGAGAGGTGCCGGGAGTGCTCAGCTCGCTGGAGATCAGCTCCCGCGGTCTCGACCAGGAGGTGCGCTTCCTCTCGGGCGGCAACCAGCAGAAGGTCGTGCTCGCCAAGTGGCTGCTCACACAGCCGCAGATCGTGCTCTTCGACGAGCCGACCCGCGGCATCGACGTCGGTGCGAAGTACGCGGTGTACCAGCTCATGCGCGACCTCGCGGCACAGGGCAAGGCGGTGCTGATGGTGTCGAGCGAGCTGCCGGAGGTGATCGGCATGAGCGATCGGATCCTCGTGATGCACGACGGCGAGCTGGTCGCCGAGCTGCCGGCGGGTTCCGCGGAGCACGAGATCCTCGGAGCAGCCACGGGCGCGACGGTCGACGGGGGTGCACGATGA
- a CDS encoding ROK family transcriptional regulator, which translates to MVDALRTAAAANPGAGEIFQILRDGTARTKAELATITGLARSTVALRVDALLAADLLRPAGEAVSTGGRPPARLAFNSRAGVVLAVDLGATHATSAVADLAGVILDSRTRTIDIGDGPESLLDLILDDAGALLEASRAAGIPLLGVGIGVPGPVEHSTGRPTNPPIMPGWDRFDIPAYVQRTFDVPVLVDNDVNILALGEQATTWPHVDDLVFVKVSTGIGSGIIAGGQLQRGAQGSAGDLGHVQVPSGAGSTREPGDERDLEALASGSALAAALREAGLAAHSPADVVDLVRSGNAAAIEATRQAGRDVGEVLATVVNLLNPSIIVLGGSIARAGEHLLAGVREVVYRRSIPLATQHLAIVQSQAGDRAAVLGAAIMVAREVLSPANVDRYVATKAR; encoded by the coding sequence ATGGTCGACGCACTCCGCACCGCCGCGGCAGCGAATCCCGGGGCGGGCGAGATCTTCCAGATCCTTCGCGACGGCACCGCCCGCACCAAAGCCGAGCTCGCGACCATCACGGGTCTCGCGCGGTCGACCGTCGCGCTGCGGGTCGATGCCCTGCTCGCCGCCGACCTCCTGCGACCGGCAGGCGAGGCGGTCTCGACGGGCGGCCGACCGCCTGCGCGACTCGCCTTCAACTCCCGTGCCGGAGTCGTGCTCGCCGTCGACCTCGGTGCCACTCACGCCACCAGTGCCGTCGCCGATCTCGCCGGCGTGATCCTCGACTCGCGCACCCGCACGATCGACATCGGCGACGGGCCCGAGAGCCTCCTCGATCTGATCCTCGACGATGCGGGCGCTCTCCTCGAGGCCTCCCGCGCTGCCGGCATCCCGTTGCTCGGGGTGGGCATCGGCGTGCCGGGTCCCGTCGAGCATTCGACCGGGCGACCGACCAACCCGCCGATCATGCCCGGCTGGGACCGCTTCGACATCCCCGCCTACGTGCAGCGCACGTTCGACGTGCCGGTGCTCGTCGACAACGACGTGAACATCCTCGCGCTCGGCGAGCAGGCCACCACGTGGCCGCACGTCGATGACCTCGTGTTCGTGAAGGTCTCGACCGGCATCGGGTCCGGCATCATCGCCGGCGGACAGCTGCAGCGCGGCGCGCAGGGATCGGCCGGCGATCTGGGGCACGTCCAGGTGCCGAGCGGCGCAGGCTCGACGAGGGAGCCCGGCGACGAGCGCGACCTCGAAGCGCTCGCGAGCGGGTCGGCGCTGGCCGCAGCTCTGCGGGAGGCCGGGCTTGCGGCGCACAGTCCCGCAGATGTGGTCGACCTCGTCCGCTCGGGCAATGCCGCTGCGATCGAGGCGACCCGTCAGGCCGGCCGAGATGTCGGCGAGGTGCTCGCGACCGTCGTCAATCTGCTCAACCCGTCGATCATCGTGCTGGGCGGCAGCATCGCCCGCGCCGGCGAGCACCTTCTCGCCGGGGTGCGCGAGGTCGTCTATCGACGATCCATCCCCCTGGCGACCCAGCACCTCGCCATCGTGCAGTCGCAGGCGGGTGACCGGGCAGCCGTGCTGGGCGCCGCGATCATGGTCGCCCGCGAGGTGCTCTCACCCGCGAACGTCGACCGCTATGTGGCGACGAAGGCGCGCTGA
- a CDS encoding NYN domain-containing protein, whose product MAEATDARVAVYLDFDNIVISWYDRVHGRNAYGKDRQRITENPTDPEVTERLSRAMIEVGAIIDYAASFGTLVLTRAYADWSSPVNAVYRSQLVARAVDLVQLFPAAAYAKNGADIRLAVDAVEDMFRLPDLTHVVIVAGDSDYVPLAQRCKRLGRYVIGVGVAGSTAKSLAAACDEFEAYDSLPGVVRPSKTAPAPAPVVTVPEVAVEPVAEPAAEPAAKAKSRPPTKAAKAKAAAAAATAAAPSSSAKLDEHGEGTEQGEATELLHRALRLGHDKADADEWLHSSAVKTHMRRMDPSFSEKALGYRSFSDFLKSRESIAELEETGHERLVKLRDSV is encoded by the coding sequence ATGGCTGAGGCCACCGACGCCCGCGTCGCCGTCTACCTGGACTTCGACAACATCGTCATCTCCTGGTACGACCGTGTGCACGGACGGAACGCCTACGGCAAGGACCGCCAGCGGATCACCGAGAACCCGACCGATCCGGAGGTCACGGAGCGGCTGTCCCGCGCCATGATCGAGGTCGGCGCGATCATCGACTACGCGGCCTCCTTCGGAACGCTCGTGCTCACCCGGGCGTACGCCGACTGGTCGTCGCCCGTGAACGCGGTCTACCGGTCGCAGCTCGTGGCCCGCGCCGTCGACCTCGTGCAGCTGTTCCCGGCCGCCGCCTACGCGAAGAACGGCGCGGACATCCGCCTCGCCGTCGACGCGGTCGAGGACATGTTCCGTCTGCCCGACCTCACGCACGTCGTGATCGTCGCCGGAGACAGCGACTACGTCCCGCTCGCACAGCGCTGCAAGCGTCTGGGTCGCTACGTCATCGGCGTCGGCGTCGCGGGGTCCACCGCGAAGTCCCTCGCCGCCGCGTGCGACGAGTTCGAGGCGTACGACTCGCTTCCCGGTGTGGTGCGCCCGAGCAAGACCGCGCCCGCGCCCGCGCCCGTCGTCACCGTTCCCGAGGTCGCCGTCGAGCCTGTGGCCGAGCCGGCCGCCGAGCCCGCCGCGAAGGCCAAGTCGCGACCGCCGACGAAGGCCGCCAAGGCGAAGGCCGCCGCAGCGGCGGCGACCGCTGCGGCACCGTCGTCGTCCGCGAAGCTCGACGAGCACGGAGAGGGCACCGAGCAGGGCGAGGCGACGGAGCTGCTGCATCGCGCGCTGCGCCTCGGGCATGACAAGGCCGATGCCGACGAGTGGCTGCACAGCTCGGCGGTGAAGACGCACATGCGTCGCATGGACCCGTCGTTCAGCGAGAAGGCCCTCGGCTACCGCTCGTTCTCGGACTTCCTCAAGTCGCGCGAGAGCATCGCGGAGCTCGAGGAGACCGGCCACGAGCGCCTGGTGAAGCTGCGCGACTCGGTCTGA
- a CDS encoding Gfo/Idh/MocA family protein, translated as MTTDVTDTGLGTIRVGILGGGFMARVHRTAARDAGGEFRAVATGSLAGGRQAAGELGAGRAEADAAALLAADDIDVVHICTPNATHAGLALRALEAGKHVICEKPLATNAADARELARVAGSLGRVTAVPFVYRYHPMVREARARVALGGIGELLTLDCSYLQDWMLLSTDDDWRVRSASGGASRAFADIGSHLCDLIEFVTGQRIRSLSARTRRVFAERAGRAVDTEDIVAILVETESGALGTLLVSQMAAGRKNALTLELHGTRQTLRFEQERPEELWIGMREESRLLLRDPSTASPDSARLQRVPSGHAMGYQDAFNGFIADVYAAIGGATPDGLPTFEDGVRSAVLTEAVLASAAADGRWTEVAA; from the coding sequence ATGACAACGGATGTCACAGACACCGGTCTCGGGACGATCCGAGTCGGCATCCTCGGCGGGGGATTCATGGCTCGCGTGCATCGCACCGCGGCCAGGGACGCGGGAGGCGAGTTCCGCGCCGTCGCCACCGGCTCCCTCGCGGGCGGGCGTCAGGCCGCGGGCGAACTCGGTGCCGGGCGCGCTGAGGCCGATGCCGCTGCTCTCCTCGCGGCCGATGACATCGACGTCGTCCACATCTGCACCCCCAACGCCACGCACGCCGGCCTTGCGCTGCGCGCACTCGAAGCCGGCAAGCATGTCATCTGCGAGAAGCCCCTCGCCACGAACGCGGCGGACGCCCGTGAACTCGCACGGGTCGCCGGATCTCTCGGCCGCGTCACCGCGGTTCCCTTCGTGTACCGCTACCACCCGATGGTGCGGGAGGCGCGGGCCCGCGTCGCTCTGGGCGGCATCGGGGAGCTCCTCACCCTCGACTGCTCGTACCTGCAGGACTGGATGCTCCTCTCCACGGACGATGACTGGCGGGTGCGGTCGGCATCCGGCGGGGCATCCCGGGCGTTCGCCGACATCGGCTCGCACCTCTGCGACCTCATCGAGTTCGTGACGGGCCAGCGGATCCGGTCGCTGAGTGCCCGCACCCGCCGGGTGTTCGCCGAGCGAGCCGGACGGGCGGTCGACACGGAGGACATCGTCGCGATCCTCGTCGAGACCGAGTCCGGTGCCCTGGGCACCCTGCTCGTCTCGCAGATGGCCGCCGGACGCAAGAACGCCCTGACTCTCGAACTCCACGGGACCAGGCAGACCCTGCGCTTCGAGCAGGAGCGCCCGGAGGAGCTGTGGATCGGCATGAGAGAGGAGTCCCGGCTGCTGCTGCGGGACCCCTCCACCGCATCGCCCGACTCGGCTCGTCTGCAGCGGGTGCCCTCGGGGCATGCCATGGGCTATCAGGACGCGTTCAACGGCTTCATCGCCGACGTGTATGCGGCGATCGGCGGCGCGACCCCCGACGGGCTGCCCACGTTCGAGGACGGTGTCCGCTCGGCGGTGCTCACCGAGGCGGTCCTCGCCTCGGCGGCCGCGGACGGACGATGGACGGAGGTGGCGGCATGA
- a CDS encoding substrate-binding domain-containing protein, which produces MKIATAGVALFGLIALAGCTTDPSVAPAESENPEESAETTEWFDQELFDKQMEERGVEPQGPATEPYLQHINAEMVDTSEFASEGPKKACFANASISNPWRQTGWITMNEQLKSLQEAGAISEMETRDAQDSDDTQIADIDYFISEGGCDVFLISPNSTAAMTPAVERACETGKPVIVFDRGVDTDCPVTFIHPIGGFAWGIDTAEFLIDNLEEGDKVVALRILPGVDVLEHRWAAAEKLFDEAGIEAVDYFTGADPAEIKSIISDELAKGDVQGIWMDAGDGAVAAIEAFEDAGADYPVMTGEDEMSFLRKWKDTGLTGLAPVYSNFQWRTPLLAAQMIFAGEEVPKEWVLPQKPITEAELDDYLAANEGMPDGHYAKFGGENLPGYPTVWQERQIP; this is translated from the coding sequence ATGAAGATCGCCACCGCAGGGGTGGCTCTCTTCGGCCTCATCGCGCTCGCCGGGTGTACGACAGACCCGTCCGTGGCGCCGGCGGAGTCGGAGAACCCGGAGGAGTCGGCCGAGACCACCGAATGGTTCGACCAGGAGCTGTTCGACAAGCAGATGGAGGAGCGGGGTGTCGAGCCCCAGGGGCCGGCGACCGAGCCGTATCTCCAGCACATCAACGCCGAGATGGTCGACACGTCGGAGTTCGCCAGCGAGGGGCCCAAGAAGGCCTGCTTCGCGAACGCCTCGATCTCGAACCCGTGGCGGCAGACGGGCTGGATCACGATGAACGAGCAGCTCAAGTCGCTGCAGGAGGCCGGTGCGATCAGCGAGATGGAGACCCGCGACGCGCAGGATTCGGATGACACGCAGATCGCGGACATCGACTACTTCATCTCCGAGGGCGGCTGCGACGTCTTCCTCATCTCGCCCAACAGCACTGCGGCGATGACGCCGGCCGTCGAGCGCGCATGCGAGACCGGCAAGCCGGTGATCGTGTTCGACCGCGGCGTCGACACCGACTGCCCGGTCACGTTCATCCACCCGATCGGCGGATTCGCGTGGGGCATCGACACGGCCGAGTTCCTCATCGACAACCTCGAAGAGGGCGACAAGGTCGTGGCGCTGCGCATCCTCCCCGGAGTCGACGTGCTCGAGCACCGGTGGGCCGCTGCGGAGAAGCTCTTCGACGAGGCGGGGATCGAGGCCGTGGACTACTTCACGGGCGCCGACCCCGCGGAGATCAAGAGCATCATCAGCGACGAGCTCGCCAAGGGCGACGTGCAGGGAATCTGGATGGATGCCGGTGACGGCGCTGTCGCCGCGATCGAGGCCTTCGAAGATGCCGGCGCCGACTACCCGGTGATGACCGGCGAGGACGAGATGAGCTTCCTCCGCAAGTGGAAGGACACGGGTCTCACGGGCCTCGCCCCGGTGTACTCGAACTTCCAGTGGCGCACGCCGCTGCTCGCCGCGCAGATGATCTTCGCCGGCGAAGAGGTTCCGAAGGAGTGGGTGCTCCCGCAGAAGCCGATCACCGAAGCAGAGCTCGACGACTACCTCGCCGCCAACGAGGGAATGCCGGACGGGCACTACGCGAAGTTCGGCGGGGAGAACCTTCCCGGTTACCCGACCGTCTGGCAGGAACGCCAGATCCCGTAA